From one Variovorax sp. PBL-H6 genomic stretch:
- the nuoH gene encoding NADH-quinone oxidoreductase subunit NuoH yields the protein MIDSLHGFGLGLVAAPWWTAVAWPVIWTLIKIVVVVLPLMGAVAYLTLWERKAIGFTQIRVGPNRIGPLGLLQPIADALKLLTKEIILPTVANKGLFLLGPIMTIMPALAAWAVIPFGPEVALANINAGLLFVMAITSLEVYGVIIAGWASNSKYAFLGALRASAQMVSYEIAMGFCFVVVLMVSASLNMTDIVMGQGKGHFASMGIGFLSWNWLSLLPIFVVYFISGLAETNRHPFDVVEGESEIVAGHMIEYSGMSFAMFFLAEYANMWLVSILCAVLFLGGWLPPFDFLGFIPGWIWLGLKTFVVVTMFLWVRSTFPRFRYDQIMRLGWKIFIPVTLVWLVVVGAWMQTPFNIWK from the coding sequence ATGATCGACAGCCTTCATGGCTTCGGCCTCGGCCTGGTCGCGGCCCCATGGTGGACCGCCGTCGCCTGGCCGGTGATCTGGACGCTGATCAAGATCGTCGTCGTCGTGTTGCCGTTGATGGGCGCCGTGGCCTATCTCACGTTGTGGGAACGAAAGGCCATCGGTTTCACCCAGATCCGCGTGGGCCCGAACCGCATCGGTCCGCTGGGCCTGCTGCAACCCATCGCCGATGCGCTCAAGCTGCTGACCAAGGAAATCATCCTTCCCACGGTCGCCAACAAGGGGCTGTTCCTGTTGGGGCCGATCATGACCATCATGCCGGCGCTCGCCGCCTGGGCCGTGATCCCTTTCGGCCCCGAGGTCGCGCTGGCCAACATCAACGCCGGCCTGCTCTTCGTCATGGCCATTACCTCTCTCGAGGTCTACGGCGTGATCATTGCTGGCTGGGCGTCGAATTCCAAGTACGCCTTCCTGGGCGCGCTGCGCGCCTCGGCGCAGATGGTGAGCTACGAGATCGCAATGGGCTTCTGCTTCGTGGTCGTGCTGATGGTGTCCGCCAGTCTCAACATGACCGACATCGTGATGGGGCAGGGCAAGGGCCACTTCGCCTCGATGGGCATCGGTTTCCTGTCATGGAACTGGCTGTCGCTGCTGCCGATCTTCGTCGTCTACTTCATCTCGGGCCTGGCCGAGACCAACCGCCATCCCTTCGACGTGGTGGAAGGCGAATCGGAAATCGTCGCCGGACACATGATCGAGTACTCGGGCATGAGCTTCGCCATGTTCTTCCTGGCCGAGTACGCCAACATGTGGCTGGTCTCCATTCTGTGCGCCGTGCTGTTCCTCGGCGGGTGGCTGCCTCCTTTCGATTTCCTGGGCTTCATCCCCGGCTGGATCTGGCTCGGCCTCAAGACCTTCGTCGTGGTCACCATGTTCCTGTGGGTCCGCTCGACCTTCCCGCGCTTCCGCTATGACCAGATCATGCGTCTGGGCTGGAAGATCTTCATCCCGGTCACGCTGGTGTGGCTGGTGGTGGTCGGCGCCTGGATGCAGACCCCGTTCAATATCTGGAAATAA
- the nuoI gene encoding NADH-quinone oxidoreductase subunit NuoI: protein MAASTARALARSSSNTKASAFSLKDFLSSFMLVELFKGLAVTGKYAFARKITVQFPEEKTPLSPRFRGLHALRRYENGEERCIACKLCEAVCPALAITIESDVRDDGSRRTTRYDIDLTKCIFCGFCEESCPVDSIVETHILEYHGEKRGDLYFTKDMLLAVGDRYEKEIAANKAADAKYR, encoded by the coding sequence ATGGCTGCGAGCACTGCACGCGCGCTTGCGCGCTCATCATCGAACACGAAGGCGTCGGCCTTCTCGCTCAAGGACTTCCTGTCCAGCTTCATGCTGGTCGAACTGTTCAAGGGCCTGGCCGTCACGGGCAAGTACGCCTTCGCACGCAAAATCACGGTGCAGTTCCCGGAAGAGAAGACGCCGCTCAGCCCGCGATTTCGCGGCCTTCACGCGCTGCGCCGCTACGAGAACGGCGAGGAGCGCTGCATCGCCTGCAAGCTCTGCGAGGCCGTGTGCCCGGCGCTCGCCATCACCATCGAGTCGGACGTGCGCGATGACGGCTCACGCCGCACCACGCGCTACGACATCGACCTGACCAAGTGCATCTTTTGCGGCTTCTGCGAGGAGAGTTGCCCGGTCGACTCCATCGTCGAGACACACATCCTGGAATACCACGGCGAGAAACGGGGCGACCTGTACTTCACCAAGGACATGCTGCTGGCCGTGGGCGACCGCTACGAAAAAGAAATTGCCGCCAACAAGGCGGCCGACGCCAAGTACCGCTGA
- a CDS encoding NADH-quinone oxidoreductase subunit J: MDVKTGLFYLFAAVLLFAAFRVITSRNPVYAALYLVLAFFQASAIWLLLRAEFLAISLVLVYVGAVMVLFLFVVMMLDINVDALRQGFWKHFPLAAGVGALIALEMAAVLMGGFRLAEPRRPMATGPDSSNTLELGKLLYSEYLFPLEIAAVILLVAIVAAIALTLRTRKDSKYVNPADQVRVKARDRVRIVQMPVTQAAQPVAEKAPAAGETKA, translated from the coding sequence ATGGACGTCAAGACCGGTCTGTTCTACCTGTTCGCCGCGGTGCTGCTGTTCGCGGCCTTCCGCGTCATCACCTCACGCAATCCTGTGTATGCGGCGCTCTACCTGGTGCTCGCCTTCTTCCAGGCCTCTGCCATCTGGCTGCTGCTGCGTGCCGAATTTCTCGCCATCTCGCTGGTGCTGGTCTACGTGGGCGCGGTGATGGTGCTGTTCCTGTTCGTGGTGATGATGCTCGACATCAACGTCGACGCATTGCGGCAGGGCTTCTGGAAGCATTTCCCGCTCGCCGCGGGAGTGGGGGCGCTCATCGCGCTGGAGATGGCGGCAGTGCTGATGGGCGGCTTCCGCCTTGCCGAGCCGCGCCGTCCGATGGCCACCGGCCCGGACTCCTCCAACACTTTGGAGCTCGGCAAGCTGCTCTACTCCGAATACCTCTTCCCGCTGGAGATCGCGGCCGTCATCCTGCTCGTGGCCATCGTCGCAGCCATTGCACTCACGCTGCGCACGCGCAAGGACAGCAAGTACGTGAACCCCGCCGACCAGGTGCGCGTGAAGGCGCGCGACCGCGTGCGCATCGTGCAGATGCCGGTGACGCAGGCCGCGCAACCCGTGGCCGAAAAAGCGCCTGCAGCCGGGGAGACCAAGGCATGA
- the nuoK gene encoding NADH-quinone oxidoreductase subunit NuoK gives MTLTLGHFLSLGAMLFALSVIGIFLNRKNLIVLLMCIELMLLAVNMNFVAFSYFLGDMHGQIFVFFILTVAAAESAIGLALLVLLFRNKSNINVDELNALKG, from the coding sequence ATGACCCTTACGCTCGGACACTTCCTCTCGCTCGGTGCGATGCTCTTCGCGTTGTCGGTGATCGGCATCTTCCTGAACCGGAAGAACCTGATCGTTCTCTTGATGTGCATCGAGCTGATGCTGCTCGCCGTCAACATGAACTTCGTCGCCTTCTCGTACTTCCTGGGCGACATGCACGGCCAGATCTTCGTGTTCTTCATCCTGACGGTGGCCGCAGCGGAATCCGCAATCGGGCTGGCGCTGCTGGTGCTGCTGTTCCGCAACAAGTCGAACATCAACGTCGACGAACTCAACGCGCTCAAGGGTTAA
- the nuoL gene encoding NADH-quinone oxidoreductase subunit L produces MSATLSASALLAVPLAPLVGSLLAGLFGTKFGGNRFGRRASHSLTILGVFVAFVISAMTLKSVVADGARFNATIYEWMVVGGLRMEVGFLVDGLTAMMMCVVTFVSLMVHIYTIGYMEEDEGYNRFFAYISLFTFSMLMLVMSNNMLQLFFGWEAVGLVSYLLIGFWYNKPSAIFANLKAFLVNRVGDFGFILGIGLIAAYAGTLNYGEAFAKANELATLGFPGTDWMLITVICICLFIGAMGKSAQFPLHVWLPDSMEGPTPISALIHAATMVTAGIFMVARMSPLFELSDTALSFVLVIGAITAIFMGFLGIIQNDIKRVVAYSTLSQLGYMTVALGASAYSVAVFHLMTHAFFKALLFLGAGSVIIGMHHNQDIRWMGGVRKYMPITWITSLLGSLALIGMPFFAGFYSKDSIIEAVHESHLWGASFAYWAVLAGVFVTAFYSFRMYFLVFHGKERYDQNPDAHHHEPDAEPDHGHHDDHAKPHESPWVVWLPLVLLAIPSVVIGYMTIDPMLYGEFFKDAIFVDANKHHAMKELAEAFHGPMAMGLHGLTAAPFWLALAGVVLAWYMYLVNPALPEAIKRAFGPVYRLLENKYYMDWINENLIARGTRALGTGLWKGGDQGIIDGAIVDGSWKAIGRIAGVIRWMQSGYIYHYAFAMLLGIFILMTYFVWFNR; encoded by the coding sequence ATGAGCGCAACACTCTCTGCCTCCGCGCTGCTCGCGGTTCCCCTGGCGCCGCTCGTCGGCTCATTGCTGGCCGGGCTGTTCGGCACCAAGTTCGGTGGCAACCGCTTCGGCCGCCGTGCTTCGCACTCTCTGACCATCCTCGGCGTCTTCGTGGCCTTCGTCATCTCGGCCATGACGCTCAAGAGCGTGGTCGCCGACGGCGCCCGTTTCAACGCCACGATCTACGAATGGATGGTGGTCGGCGGCCTCAGGATGGAAGTCGGCTTCCTGGTCGACGGCCTGACGGCCATGATGATGTGCGTCGTCACCTTCGTCTCGCTCATGGTGCACATCTACACCATCGGCTACATGGAGGAGGACGAGGGCTACAACCGCTTCTTTGCCTACATATCGCTCTTCACCTTCTCCATGCTGATGCTGGTGATGAGCAACAACATGCTCCAGTTGTTCTTCGGCTGGGAAGCCGTGGGCCTGGTGTCTTACTTGCTGATCGGCTTCTGGTACAACAAGCCGAGCGCCATCTTCGCCAACCTCAAGGCCTTCCTGGTCAACCGCGTGGGTGACTTCGGCTTCATCCTCGGCATCGGCCTGATTGCCGCATACGCCGGCACGCTGAACTACGGCGAGGCCTTCGCCAAGGCGAATGAACTGGCCACACTGGGCTTCCCCGGAACCGACTGGATGCTGATCACCGTGATCTGCATCTGCCTGTTCATCGGCGCGATGGGCAAGAGCGCCCAGTTCCCGCTGCACGTGTGGCTGCCGGACTCGATGGAAGGCCCCACTCCCATCTCTGCGCTGATCCACGCGGCGACCATGGTCACCGCCGGCATCTTCATGGTGGCGCGCATGTCGCCGCTGTTCGAGCTGAGCGATACGGCCCTCTCCTTCGTGCTGGTGATCGGCGCGATCACGGCGATCTTCATGGGCTTTCTCGGCATCATCCAGAACGACATCAAGCGCGTGGTGGCCTATTCCACGCTCTCCCAGTTGGGCTACATGACGGTCGCCCTGGGCGCCTCGGCGTACTCGGTCGCGGTGTTCCACCTGATGACGCACGCCTTCTTCAAGGCGTTGCTGTTCCTCGGCGCCGGTTCGGTGATCATCGGCATGCACCACAACCAGGACATCCGCTGGATGGGCGGCGTGCGCAAGTACATGCCTATCACCTGGATCACCTCGCTGCTCGGTTCGCTGGCGCTGATCGGCATGCCATTCTTCGCGGGCTTCTACTCGAAGGACAGCATCATCGAAGCGGTGCACGAGAGCCATCTGTGGGGCGCCAGCTTCGCGTATTGGGCCGTGCTCGCAGGCGTGTTCGTGACGGCCTTCTATTCGTTCCGCATGTACTTCCTCGTCTTCCACGGCAAGGAGCGCTACGACCAGAATCCGGATGCGCATCACCATGAGCCCGATGCCGAGCCCGATCATGGCCACCATGACGATCACGCCAAGCCGCACGAGTCGCCCTGGGTGGTCTGGCTGCCGCTGGTGCTGCTGGCCATCCCATCGGTGGTGATCGGCTACATGACGATCGATCCGATGCTCTACGGCGAGTTCTTCAAGGACGCGATCTTCGTCGACGCCAACAAGCATCACGCGATGAAGGAACTGGCCGAGGCCTTCCATGGCCCCATGGCCATGGGCCTGCACGGTCTGACCGCCGCACCGTTCTGGCTGGCGTTGGCCGGCGTGGTGCTGGCCTGGTACATGTACCTGGTCAATCCGGCGCTGCCCGAGGCGATCAAGCGCGCCTTCGGCCCGGTCTACCGGCTGCTGGAAAACAAGTACTACATGGACTGGATCAACGAGAACCTCATCGCGCGCGGCACGCGCGCCCTGGGCACCGGCCTCTGGAAGGGCGGCGACCAGGGGATCATCGATGGGGCCATCGTCGACGGCTCCTGGAAGGCGATAGGCCGCATCGCCGGCGTCATCCGCTGGATGCAGTCGGGCTACATCTATCACTACGCATTCGCGATGCTCCTGGGCATCTTCATCCTCATGACGTATTTCGTCTGGTTCAACAGATAA
- a CDS encoding NADH-quinone oxidoreductase subunit M, which translates to MGLLSLAIWVPIVFGAVLLAIGREQHASIVRWIALVGSIVSFLATVPLYTRFQNGTAAMQFVEKGSWIERFNVNYHVGLDGLSLWLVLLTAFITVIVVISAWEVITERVNQYMGAFLILSGLMIGTFSALDGVLFYSFFEATLIPMYLIIGIWGGPKKIYAAFKFFIYTLLGSLLMLVALIYLYNRSGGSFDILSWHKLPLTAREQTFLFFAFFAAFAVKVPMWPVHTWLPDVHVEAPTGGSAVLAAIMLKLGAYGFLRFSMPIAPDAAHEWAWLMIALSLVAVIYVGLVALVQEDMKKLVAYSSVAHMGFVTLGFFIFNEIGISGGIVQMIAHGFVSGAMFLCIGVLYDRVHSRQIADYGGVVNTMPKFAAFALLFAMANCGLPATAGFVGEWMVIIGAVKANFWLGLGAATALIFGAAYTLWMYKRVYLGPVGNDHVKELGDINAREFLMLALLAIAVLWMGLYPKPFTDATNASVSELMRHVQTSKIPG; encoded by the coding sequence ATGGGTCTGTTGAGCCTTGCCATCTGGGTGCCTATCGTCTTTGGCGCCGTACTGCTCGCCATTGGTCGTGAGCAGCACGCGAGCATCGTGCGCTGGATCGCGCTGGTCGGTTCGATCGTCAGCTTCCTGGCCACCGTTCCGCTCTACACGCGTTTCCAGAACGGCACCGCCGCGATGCAGTTCGTCGAGAAGGGCAGCTGGATCGAGCGCTTCAACGTCAACTACCACGTCGGCCTTGACGGCCTGTCGCTGTGGCTGGTGTTGCTGACGGCCTTCATCACCGTCATCGTGGTGATCTCGGCCTGGGAAGTGATCACCGAGCGCGTCAACCAGTACATGGGCGCCTTCCTGATTCTTTCGGGGCTCATGATCGGTACCTTCTCGGCGCTCGACGGCGTGCTGTTCTACTCGTTCTTCGAGGCGACGCTGATCCCGATGTACCTGATCATTGGTATCTGGGGCGGCCCGAAGAAGATCTACGCTGCATTCAAGTTCTTCATCTACACGCTGCTCGGCTCGCTCCTGATGCTGGTCGCGCTGATCTATCTCTACAACCGTTCTGGCGGGAGCTTCGACATCCTGAGCTGGCACAAGCTGCCGCTGACGGCCAGGGAGCAGACCTTCCTGTTCTTCGCCTTCTTCGCGGCGTTTGCGGTCAAGGTGCCGATGTGGCCGGTCCACACCTGGCTGCCCGACGTCCACGTCGAGGCGCCCACCGGCGGCTCGGCGGTGCTGGCGGCGATCATGCTGAAGCTAGGGGCCTACGGCTTCCTGCGCTTTTCGATGCCGATCGCGCCCGACGCCGCCCACGAATGGGCCTGGCTCATGATCGCGCTGTCGCTGGTCGCGGTGATCTACGTCGGTCTCGTGGCGCTGGTCCAGGAAGACATGAAGAAACTGGTGGCCTATTCGTCGGTGGCCCACATGGGCTTCGTCACGCTGGGTTTCTTCATCTTCAACGAGATCGGGATCTCGGGCGGCATCGTCCAGATGATCGCGCACGGCTTTGTCTCGGGCGCCATGTTCCTGTGCATCGGCGTGCTGTACGACCGCGTGCATTCGCGTCAGATCGCCGACTACGGCGGCGTCGTCAACACCATGCCCAAGTTCGCGGCCTTCGCCTTGCTGTTCGCGATGGCCAATTGCGGCCTGCCCGCGACCGCAGGCTTCGTCGGCGAATGGATGGTGATCATCGGCGCGGTCAAGGCCAACTTCTGGCTGGGCCTGGGCGCGGCCACGGCGCTGATCTTCGGCGCGGCCTACACGCTGTGGATGTACAAGCGCGTCTACCTGGGTCCAGTGGGCAACGATCACGTCAAGGAACTGGGCGACATCAACGCCCGCGAGTTCCTCATGCTGGCGCTGCTCGCGATCGCAGTGCTGTGGATGGGCCTGTATCCCAAGCCCTTCACCGACGCGACCAATGCCTCCGTGAGCGAGCTGATGCGCCACGTGCAGACGTCCAAGATTCCGGGCTGA